TAGTATGTGATTCTCATGTTAATCAAGAGGGTAAAAGGCCAAAGTATGTTATGGTACATCTAAAATCCAAATAAGAAAGTCCAAGAAACCAGCAAAATTGTTCTGAcatgtattattaaaataaccAATTTCTTTAGACAGCTAATGTAATATAGTAGTAAAATCTAGCACTTatagtttttaaagtaaaaaataaataaataaatgtcaactGTCCTATTTTAAGAAACCTTGAGCAACTTGCTTGGCATTTTGCAGACATTCAAGATATCCTGTCTATGTCTAGGACATTAAAACACAAGGAAAAGTAACGTCTGATGCTACACAATGACCCAATAAATTTAATGATTCAGCACATTAAATTTactcaacaaaaaacaagaaggtGCAGGCATACAAAGGAGTTGTGTGGTATGTCACCATGGTTCTGCTTTTCAGGAAAACCACAAGCATTCTCCTGCATGCTTTTCCGGCTTACTCTTGGCCTAACAGTTTGTGTATTTAAttaaaacttaaactataataaaaaaaaaaaaagaaaagaaaactctccctccagaaaaaaaaaagaaagaaaaaaaatgtagttttgGAAAAAGTTTGACAAAGGTATGCTTTCCGTTTCCAgcatctaacttttttttttcagggaacaATGCCAAAAGCCTCTGATGAAGCATTTTCCTCTAAGACAACAGTGGCAATACCTGAAGACCATGAAGCATCTGCTGAGTCCTTTTGTTCCACCTTCTTTCTTCCTGATCTTGATCGCCCCCTGATGCATCTTCATCCTGAATAAAAATGACCCCCAAAAAGCTGACAAAACAAGTCCAATGAAAAATGAAGTATTTCTACATCTCCTAAAAGCTCCTAAATTACCTTGAGATTGTATATTTTGAACTAATAGAAAACTGTACTTAATGCTGCTGAGCAATCACTTAGCATCTAGAGTGCAAACTGAagagtttgtttttcttaaattacaAGGCAAAGTCCTCTATATGCAAGCAAACATTTGGCTGAAAGTATGCTTCTATATTGCGCTATAAGGATGCTATCTACACACACTATGTGGTCTGTGGACTGCTGCTGATCATGGAGCTTTTGGTTACTGGCCCCTCTTAAAGAACTTCAGGATATAAATCAACTGTACCACTAAATATACTGTTTATTTCaactaaatatacatacataaatattgcAACATGATTTTCTAGATGACTTATGTTCTGGCAGACTCTTAATCTCATTGTGGAGCAGTACCAAAGAGCCTGCAGACTACCTAAGTTGAGGATTTATTATTGGTTTATATGGTGTTTTAAAATGAATGGGCTATACTCCTTATTATATGTTTCACTTGAGCAACCTAGTTCTCAGCCACATGCTGcctaaatgactttttaaagtcCAAGGTGGGTGCAAGGCAGCAGCTGTGATGTTCCCAGGCTATGGTGAAACTATATACCAGCCATAACAGAAACCACAACTATTTTAATACTCATTCACAACTAAGTCTGAGATAATGGCACATCCTCACACATAGGTAGAAGTGGCTCTGAAACTAATTTTGGCTTTAAAATAAGATATTCATATTAAAGATAAGCACTATTATTAGAATTAAGAACAGATGCTAATGAAAATTTATCCAGTCCATAACCTTTTTTGGTCTTGAAGAAATTTAAACAGCTTCAATGCTACCTAAAGGAcaccttattttaaatttaaaggttTAAGTAACATTTCCGATAGAATATCAAACAGAAGAATAAATTCCAAGTCTTAAACAACAACCTCAATGATCcagaaataaggaagaaaaagacgAAAAAAGACCTTCAACAGTGTAAACATGCCCCAGGAAAAAGAGATTGATTCCTAAAACACCTCTtactttgtaaaaagaaaaagtcatttaaGCCTTCACTCAGTCTAAGTGTTTTAGCAAAGTTATGCTTTACCCTGGtccaagtaaaagaaaaacaaaaacaaaacccagacaaGTGGAAAACATATGGTTATCTGATTTCCAGGCCACCAAAGATACAGAAAAGGTTATATCAGAAGCAGACGATAACAGCGGTAAGAATCGACCACTGACCACAAGATAGTAAAAGCAGCTACAAGCAATTTAGAAGCCAAGCAAGAAATCAGTGTAAGGACAATTCCATGTCCTTCAAAACCCCACAAGAGAGCCAATGAGTTACAGCGCAGCATAAAATTTGATGTTCCTAATGATGATCAATACCACGAAGAATACGGTAAAATTTTGCTTATattctaacatttttaaataactctgATGCTCAACATCAATTAAGTTAGCcccaatatgaaaaataaaagaaagttggTTGGAGGTTTTTGCTAAATCTGGAATGAAAATTATTAATTAGTTTACCTCTTCCTCTTCatcatcttctttttccttctctttctccttctctttttctggcAGAAGTTCTAACTCTGGTATTAGCTGACAGATATTTGGAGGTTCTTCTGGGGGAAGCTCTACAGGTGGTATTTCCATCTGCTCTACCTGCTGAGGCTTAAAGCAATACAAATACGACAATTTAAGATGTATGCTTTTAAAGTagcttattttaaatatgaaaatacacagtGGCTGAAGTTTTCTAGTCAAAAAGAAATACTGAGATTCTATCTCTATACTTCCCCACAAGGAAAAATTTATTACAGTATgtatcttttttgatttttttataaaacTACATTGAAGTAGCTTACAAAAGAAACTGACTGCTTATCCTAAACCACGTTTCATTTTCATACTTACTTTTTAGGAGTCAAATGCTTTTTAACTACTAAAGCTTCTGTAAGGTTATTACATTGTAACTTATAAATCATAAGCTTTCACTCTGAGAGTCTTGAATGTCTCACGGCAGCAAATAATAGGAGTGAGGACATTGCTTTTCTGGGTCCACTTCCTATATCTTCTCTCAGGCTTTACAGAAAGAGTTAAGAACATTAAAACCaaagtctttaaaagaaactaaagaatTACCAGAAGGAGGGTGGTTATGAAAGTCACCTACTCATTACTGTGTTCCTATTCCTGAGCTCATACAGAAAAATGCTCTTATTGACAACTCTTACCACCAGAGGGCACAGAAAACTAGTTCTTAAAATTGGCAGAGTATTCTTGATGGAGGCTGAACAAGAAGCCTAAGGTTATCTAAAAGCCTCCTTTTGCACAAATTCATTTGTTCTATGGACTTAAGATTGGAAAGCCCTAAACCAAACCCTACTATTTCCTCCTTCATACTTGCTTAGCTTTCCTATCCTAGCTGAACTCAATGGTAGTCAAAGTTTGAATGAAGCAGACAGATACTGCTTTACATTTTCTCAGGTATTTGAAGTTTATTCTGATTACTTAATAAGATAACCTAAAACTGCCTAGTACTGAAGGTATGCAGGAATGTTTGCCAAATAATAAATCAGAACCAACTTCAGAGTCAAGGATGCTCACTCTGGAGCACTCTAAAGCAATACTATTCAAAAAGAGTCAGGAAAGACTGCACCGACTCCCAGAACATATTCTCTCACTCCGAGTGGACTGTCTATATCCTGTTGCTCTTCTTCCTCTGGACTCATTCCTTACCATTTTCTGTCAAAACCAAGATACTTCAAAAGGCCTCCCTAAATACCACTTGCTACTGACTGTATGAATACCTTCAAATGACTTAATGGATAGATTTGCTTACTTACAGGCATCACAGGCTCTGGGTCAATTTGTCCAGCTTTTCGCTTAACTCCCTGAGGTGGTGGTGGAGGCATAGCTGACTCATCTATGTTTGTTCTGCTGGCCTCCATCACTGACTCCTGGAGGCGGCTTGGCTCTTCAATAATGGGCTCATCTGCAATTGGTCATATGAAGAGAAAACATAGGTCATACAGTTTTGAACAGTATTATAgaaccatttattttttaaactagtaCACTAAGACATACATAATGCTTTCTTTAATGAAGAAGGCCTGATTAAATTTTAGCTCCATAAAGATTTACTCAATTTTTAGCAATATACGTAAAGGGGAAAGGGGATCTTAAAAGGACAAGTCCTACCCTCAGTACAATGTAGGACAATTCTTTAGCAGACTATCTACCCTGCCAGTTCTGAACCTTAAACCTCTGGAAAGTCAGGAAGCTTCATACTTAAATGAGGCAATCAGATCCAATGCATTTCCCTGCCCAAACATTTGAGTATATCTTTGATTCCTCATTTCTTTCACTCTGACAGTATAAAGGTAAATTTTAAGCCAAATACTCATGTGAACTTCATCAAGGAACTATTCCAACAGAACAAACCGATAACATCACGCTGCTGGTGCTGCTGTTGCTGGTCCTCTCTAGGAACCTCTGGATTTTCAAATTCTTTGAGGAATTCATCCAAATTATCtgcctctcctcctttcctcctttttctaaGGTCTTCTGGTACAAGCGGTGTAAGACAGCGTGTAaagagctattaaaaaaaaaaagaaaaatttcaattataaaataaatctaattaaAAAGTCACCACTGATTTCTATCTTCCAAAGGTATGTTCTAATAAATATAAGTGTATAATTTAGCATGGCTTTTATCATATTCACATTTCATTCCATCTGATAACGATTTTAAATGAGTTTTCAAATTATAACTGCAGACATTTTAGATAAACTAAAAAAACTGTATCCATTATCTCACAACCTTAAGGGGCTTTCTATTTATCTGCCTGCagtttattttcatattcatcAATTAAAACTCATCCTAACTGGTCTCACACAAAATAGctttaaattgtgttttcttcCCTTACATATGGTAACCTTATTAGCTAtcatctaaacttttttttttttttttttttttgagatggagtctcactctgtcgcccaggctggagtgcagtggcacaatctcagctcattgcaacctccgccccccgggttcaagtgattcttgtgcctcagcctcctgagtagctgggattacaggtgtgtaccaccacacacggctaatttttatattattagtacagatgggattttaccatgttagccaagctggtctcaaactcctgacctcaagtgatccactcgcctcagcctcccaaagtgctgggattacaggcatgagcctctggcTTCTGGTCTCATTTAAACTacttttaatggctacataatatttcattttgaacCATTcctctacttttaaaatttcaggcttctctctttttaaactgTAAACAACAATGTAATCAACATTTTCACAGAGATAGCTTTTCCACACTTTGAATTACTTCCTTAGGAAAAATTTCTAATAATGAAATTACTCAGTCAAAGAATAAATAGTTTAAGGaccttcttaaaaataattatatgataGGGCTTACAATAAAGAGCACAACTTTGTTGCTCTGGGATACTTTAGATTTAGAATATATTACTATATTCTAAATACACGGTAAAATCAATAGGTTCTGTGCATATCTCAACTTCAGACAGAATAGTAGCCTAACAGCACTGCTTCATTCACCAGACACCTGTGAGTCTTATTTTGGAATACTGTGGAATGTGAGCAGAAAAGAGCctataaatggaaaacaaacaaacaaacaaaaacaaaacaacaaaaaacctcctGAAGCCAGAATTCTTTACTGTGGAAAAAGGAGAACCACTCATGTttcattcagaaaacatttcAAGAATTCAGATGTAAAACACACTAAGACGATATAACTAATAATTTATTACAGAGAGAAGTATTATTAAACACGTCAGTGGCTTTTTAATGTAAGGAAAATTCATTTTACATCTTTTAGAAATGCAGGTCTCACTTATCCATATATTTCAGATGAAGTTATGCCCAGTACACTGTGatttaagggagaaaaaagaaaatgtgccacaCAGTTGCAAAATACTTGATCAAAAATGATTCAAAGgttttagaatctttttttttttagatgctcAAAATGTATATGAAGTAAAAATTCTGCAAACTATATTACCTTCAGTAGTCTGTTATTCCACAAAGGCTGAGCAGgtaaagaaaacagtttttctaCTCCTCCTGTCTCTTTCCACATCATCAATTTCTTGGTGGGCGGTGCCAGATCCAAAGTAGTAACAATATCTGAATAATCACTAAGTTGGGCTCTAATTGTCTTGCTATCCAACTCTTTGACACTGTCAACAATTAGCTTCCTCTTCCTCTTGGCTTTTGTTTCTTTAACTggaatgataataaaaaataagatcattTTCCTGAGAGGCCCGCATGGAACGCACAGCTACAAGATCTGGACTGACTATATTCCCCTGCTTTTCTACACACAGACTCTAGCAGAGAAGTTAAACTTCATGAGGATAGAAGGTTTTAACTGATGTTTTCCAACCACCATTCAGAAGAGAGGCTGGAACACAACAGGCATTCAACAAAAATTTGCTGAATGAGTATGTATAGACTTTTAGcacaaaataagcaaaatgacGCAAGGGCCAACACATTTTTGCCTATGTAGTTTTATACTGTAAACAATGAACATATCACACTCTTCAGAGTTGggctcattttctcatttgaaacaGGGCCCATCACTCAAACTCACAGATTGAGTTTTCTTTAATGATTGTaaatactgttatttttattagaaaagttgTAATTCACATATGGCAGTTGTGGAAGCTGCCTGATAGAATGAAACAAGCCCAAGCCCAGTCAGATAGACCTGTAACTCCATCCTagacattttaaaagtcatttctaATCCTTACAACTTACAAGTAGGTTGTATTGCCtcacttttttaaaatgcagaaaagcGCATGAGGTTAAATAAAATCCTCAAGATTTCACCCTGTCAGACATACCCCAAAGATTGTTGGttcaacacttaaaaaaaaaatacaaaaagatgttACACAGTGAGAGTCTCTCTCTAATCTCACCATctaatacagtatatattttacttaattgcCCATTTCCCTCATCAATGGGAAACCCAAAAGGGTAATCTTGCTCTACTTAAAGGTAAAAACTATGTTAAATTACACTGTAATCAATTTCAAGTATTCTATCCTACTGTCCTCATAAACCATCTAGAAATTGTTAGGTTTTATATCCCCATTATCTCAAATTGTCTGTCATTCAGAAGCAGCTTTCCTCAAATTAAATAATGTGTCTTGCAATGTTACTTaaaaaaactacaagaaaaaGATTATTCTAGAAATTTTGacatttccagtttttaaatttaaaaaaatttcttttttcagaatgtGTGGAAAAAGGCAAATTCTAagagtatataaaatttaaaaaaaaatttctttttgaagagacaggTCTTACTATATTtactgcccaagctggtctcaaactcctggcctcaagtggttttcctgcttgggcctcccaaagtactggattacaagtgtgagccaccataccagcctctagttttgttttttttttaaaagaatactttTAGTTTTTTCCAGCTCGTAGACCAACTGCACAGCATTTAGAATTGTACTTTATTAAAAAATGCTTTCCAATGTTTTCCAGTTGTTACACAAGTAAGCTGCTAACTTTCTGGGAACCCCAGAGACTAAGATATGCATTATCAGAAAGCTTGTTCTATACTTTTGTATTTCACAGCAACTTGCacagacattctacaaaatactcaATAATTGGATAGAAGAAAGACTCTATGACAGATGACTGTGACATAAAAGCAAGAAGCCTAGTTAACTAAAGCAACAGTAGCAGATCAGTAGACAggccaaaaaaacagaaaaaagcaagaaGCCTAGTTATCTAATACAACAGTAGCAGATCAGTAGACAGGCAAAAACCAGAAATAGGACCTTATGTTGTATGCTGTACTAAAGGTTCATATGCTTACCAGTTATATCAATAGGTTCCAATGCaaatgcttcttcctcatttggAACAAGTGTTGTTTGATCAGTCATGGTTGGCATTGGTTCAACGGGATCCACTGAATCAGGACTATCAGGCCCacccactgtaaaaaaaaaaaaaaaagtcacaaaaagcCTTGGTATATAACATATATCCCACAAATGGGGAGGAGAAAAATCTCttcatgaaatggaaagaaatcctgTTATTactaagaaaaagtatttttctagTTAATGGGAAAGCCCCGCCAGACTTGAACCCAATTGGCCAAAAAAATGGGGAGGGGTGCAAGATTAAACATAGAATCAGAACCAGTAATCATAAGCACTGTACTTAAAGATATTTATAATTCATTAAAAACTACAACTTTTAGTTTGTCATCTTCTATGGTAAGTATCTTTCTGGATGCCATACAATCATCCCCAGAATCACTGAACACGAAATGCTTACTTGATACATTATCATCCTCATCCATATCGTCATGTGCAGGCTGCTCTGGCAACATCACCCCTGCCTCAGAGAGGGCAGGGGGATCATCAAAGATACCGCCATCATTATTACTAATAAGTTTGTCATCTGAAATAGGGAATGTAAGttataatttgaaaaagaaatgccaAACCACAATAGCCAatcaatggaaaaacaaaattatgttaaaagggataaaatttaaacatatattcaatttttatctgtttctccTCCAGGTagtttataaaagtataaaacacttagtatataaaaaaaaattctcattcttcatttgtattttctagtttatctatttaaaaaaatatttacttaacaCAGCTATCAAACACAAACAGAACAGTTTTAAGTACTAATAAAATTTAGCATTCCGAGATAAGCATATTTAGGTTTTGTTACAACATTTTAAGAGGCTAGTTTTACCAAAATGTCCTATTGAACCAACTGATCACAATTCACTCATATATATCTAAAAGCTGTTCAAGACTCAGAATTAGCAACTGTTTCCAAAACTTTACAACTTAATAAAGAAATTCTGTTTATGCTCGAATAACCATCATTTTCTCACATACCTAATATTCCACCATCATTTCCTTCTCCAAAATTATCATCCTTATATTGATCTTCATATTCTAAATGGTTAATTTTCTCATTCAGGTTGCTGGTGCTCTGTTCAGACTCTAATAGGAGGTTAGAAGTAGTAGTGCTTACTAACATGTCGTCATCCTCAAAAGCACTGCCTTCTCTCATTATCTCACGATCATCCATTCCAAAATCACctaaacaaattttaatttgtcattAGTTTAGAAAGATTAGAAATAGCACTGTGATAAAAGAAAACAGCTAAtgatttattataattatgtcaCATTTGCTTACTGAAGTCTTACTTCAAATGTTAAAATATCTAGTTTAAACTTTACATCTTTAgcatctgaattttttaaaatgactcaaTTACACACAGTTACAACACTGGGGCATGACTAGCAAATTCAAACTTAGATCTAGATTTAAATGATCCTAAAATATGTTTGATAAActctaaatatgtatgtatgttaagTTACATTAACAGTCACAGCTGAAACTTTCCCGTTATAATGTGTTTCATCAAGAAAAGAATCTGgttctgggcacagtggcatgtgcctgtagtcccagctacttgaggctgaagtgggaggatcacttgaatccaagagttcgaggctgtagtgtaCTATAATCCAGCCTGtgaagagccactgcactccagcctggataacacagcAGAGACCCCGCCTCTTAAAAAACCATATGCCTTGCTACTAGTTTTGAATACCTGTTTTTGAATAGCAAGTATAACAGGGAAACTAACTGTTCCAAAATGGTTGGTTTAAACGTGATCACCACTTCAATGTTGGGACTCCTCACAGAAATCAATATACAGGTTCTATGATTGCATATAGGGAGAGAAGTAGGTAAAAAATTAGCTCTAAGTATGAAAATAATGCTTAATCTACTGGTAGAAAGCCAAATTCTTTTCTTGATGAAAATGCATTACATGAAATTTTAAGTCTTTCTGTCTATAGTCtggttttcttttgaaattgCTATTAGCAACACAATATAACATTATAATTAATGGCTAgtaatttgtttctcttttaccaAAATCATTTTCTTGTAAAATACTGATGTTCCCAACTTCTTCTCTCATGGTTATCTCTTCCACTCTACTCTGATTCAAGCTGAACTGCTGGGCCACATCGATGTCACTTTAAAAGAAGGTCAAATACATTTTAGTTTCAagtctataagaaaaaaaaaatcccaattctctctataagaaaaattaaaaaatatatatatgtataacccACCAAGTTTTAGAAGCCTTAATATTTAATACTTTCACACATTCCAGTACAATCCAAGAATGTAAGTGATTTGGAAATTAACTtgtatttaaatttgaaaagcaTCAATAATCAGCAAATACAATGTAATATGCAGAAGTCACTAAATCAAGTACAGaggaaaaaattagaaatcatgGGCTAGATAGGCATGGGTTTTCATTAGGACCCTGCAACTTACAGGCGGTGAAAACTCTAAAGTTCCCTGACTtccctgagactcagtttctttcTCTAATAAAGAATAATCTCTcatatagtttaaaaatactaaataaaaaataaaaagtg
This genomic stretch from Pan paniscus chromosome 7, NHGRI_mPanPan1-v2.0_pri, whole genome shotgun sequence harbors:
- the RAD21 gene encoding double-strand-break repair protein rad21 homolog; translation: MFYAHFVLSKRGPLAKIWLAAHWDKKLTKAHVFECNLESSVESIISPKVKMALRTSGHLLLGVVRIYHRKAKYLLADCNEAFIKIKMAFRPGVVDLPEENREAAYNAITLPEEFHDFDQPLPDLDDIDVAQQFSLNQSRVEEITMREEVGNISILQENDFGDFGMDDREIMREGSAFEDDDMLVSTTTSNLLLESEQSTSNLNEKINHLEYEDQYKDDNFGEGNDGGILDDKLISNNDGGIFDDPPALSEAGVMLPEQPAHDDMDEDDNVSMGGPDSPDSVDPVEPMPTMTDQTTLVPNEEEAFALEPIDITVKETKAKRKRKLIVDSVKELDSKTIRAQLSDYSDIVTTLDLAPPTKKLMMWKETGGVEKLFSLPAQPLWNNRLLKLFTRCLTPLVPEDLRKRRKGGEADNLDEFLKEFENPEVPREDQQQQHQQRDVIDEPIIEEPSRLQESVMEASRTNIDESAMPPPPPQGVKRKAGQIDPEPVMPPQQVEQMEIPPVELPPEEPPNICQLIPELELLPEKEKEKEKEKEDDEEEEDEDASGGDQDQEERRWNKRTQQMLHGLQRALAKTGAESISLLELCRNTNRKQAAAKFYSFLVLKKQQAIELTQEEPYSDIIATPGPRFHII